From the genome of Nocardia sp. NBC_01503, one region includes:
- a CDS encoding ABC transporter permease: protein MTAPEVMADPAVPTGTVAGRRGLPGLRLFRMTHGFQRATLIFGLALIAAFLLAALLAPWLAPYGLAQNAADGVDFARQQAPSSQHWLGTSVRGEDVLSRVLYGARTALYVIAVSLVLSLFVGVPLGLISGYIGRWVDRVLVLFMDAMFAFPTLLLAIVVSIMVAGGNSSKLGGVLSAAVAITVIFVPQYFRVVRNATVAVKNEPYVDAARVSGASTLRILYKHIFANVTQSLPVIITLNGAEAILTLAGLGFLGFGIEPTQAAEWGFDLNKALQDVPNGIWWTGVFPGAAIVLVVLGMTLVGESLNEVLNPLLRTRRGVDAAAPEQEAADA, encoded by the coding sequence ATGACTGCACCGGAAGTAATGGCTGATCCCGCCGTCCCGACCGGCACCGTGGCGGGGCGGCGCGGGCTGCCAGGACTGCGGCTGTTCCGTATGACGCACGGATTCCAGCGCGCCACACTGATATTCGGCCTCGCCCTGATCGCCGCATTCCTGCTTGCCGCCCTGCTGGCGCCCTGGTTGGCGCCCTACGGATTGGCCCAGAACGCCGCGGACGGAGTCGATTTCGCACGCCAGCAGGCGCCGTCGAGTCAGCACTGGCTCGGCACCTCGGTGCGCGGTGAAGACGTACTCTCGCGCGTGCTCTACGGCGCGCGCACCGCGCTGTACGTGATCGCCGTTTCCCTCGTGCTTTCGCTATTCGTCGGTGTCCCTTTGGGATTGATCTCCGGCTATATCGGGCGCTGGGTGGATCGGGTGCTCGTGCTGTTCATGGACGCCATGTTCGCGTTCCCGACCCTGCTGCTGGCCATCGTGGTCTCGATCATGGTGGCCGGTGGTAACTCCAGCAAGCTCGGCGGTGTGCTGTCGGCGGCCGTCGCCATCACGGTTATCTTTGTGCCGCAATACTTCCGGGTGGTACGCAATGCCACCGTCGCGGTCAAGAACGAACCGTATGTGGACGCCGCGCGGGTGAGTGGAGCCTCCACTTTGCGCATTCTGTACAAGCACATCTTCGCCAATGTCACCCAGTCACTGCCGGTGATCATCACCCTCAATGGCGCGGAGGCGATTCTCACCCTCGCCGGACTCGGCTTCCTCGGCTTCGGTATCGAACCCACCCAGGCCGCCGAATGGGGTTTCGACCTCAACAAGGCACTCCAGGACGTGCCCAACGGCATCTGGTGGACCGGCGTCTTCCCCGGCGCCGCGATCGTTCTGGTGGTGCTGGGCATGACACTGGTCGGCGAGAGCCTCAACGAAGTACTCAACCCGCTGCTGCGCACCCGCCGCGGCGTCGACGCCGCCGCACCGGAACAGGAGGCCGCCGATGCCTGA
- a CDS encoding aminodeoxychorismate lyase, translating into MVERVLVTLDGAIRDPDAPLLYADDIGALRGDGIFETVLVRDGVACALELHLARLRRSAQALELPAPDLDAWRFAVELAAEEWGSEQEGMLRMVLTRGRDSDHGSSDGKLAANAPGGLSAAEPASTGYVLVAPVHERVKTARSEGVSVITLSRGISIDLAQAAPWQLLGAKTLSYATNMAALRFARRMNADDVIFTSTEHRVLEGPRSTVVVQRENQLITPPARNGVLPGTTQRALFAQAEKAGWDCRYEPLFTADLITADSVWMLSSVTLAARVKSLDGLRMSAPENAAEIAALVDRGVALPGSIADW; encoded by the coding sequence ATGGTGGAACGGGTTCTGGTGACTCTTGACGGCGCGATCCGGGATCCGGACGCGCCGCTTTTGTATGCGGACGATATCGGCGCACTGCGGGGCGACGGGATATTCGAGACGGTGCTGGTGCGGGACGGGGTGGCCTGCGCACTGGAATTGCATCTGGCTCGACTGCGGCGCTCGGCGCAGGCTCTCGAACTGCCCGCCCCGGATCTGGACGCGTGGCGGTTCGCGGTGGAGTTGGCGGCCGAGGAGTGGGGGAGCGAACAGGAGGGCATGCTGCGCATGGTGCTCACCCGCGGGCGTGACAGCGATCACGGATCGAGTGATGGCAAACTTGCAGCAAACGCACCCGGTGGGTTGTCCGCGGCCGAACCCGCCAGCACCGGTTACGTTTTGGTGGCTCCGGTGCACGAGCGGGTGAAAACCGCTCGCAGCGAGGGTGTTTCGGTCATCACGCTGTCGCGCGGGATCTCCATCGATCTGGCGCAGGCCGCGCCCTGGCAGCTGCTCGGGGCCAAAACCCTCTCGTACGCAACGAATATGGCGGCCCTGCGGTTCGCCCGCCGGATGAACGCCGATGATGTGATCTTCACCAGCACCGAACATCGCGTGCTGGAGGGTCCGCGCTCGACAGTGGTTGTGCAGCGCGAGAATCAGCTGATCACCCCGCCCGCGCGCAATGGTGTGCTGCCCGGCACGACACAGCGCGCACTCTTCGCGCAGGCGGAGAAGGCGGGCTGGGACTGCCGCTACGAACCGCTGTTCACCGCCGACCTCATCACCGCCGACAGTGTCTGGATGCTCTCCAGCGTCACCCTGGCCGCACGGGTGAAATCCCTGGACGGCCTGCGCATGTCGGCTCCCGAGAATGCCG
- a CDS encoding ABC transporter substrate-binding protein — translation MLAAAGCGSGRTGGDSGGAGLVVGTTDKIFALDPAAAYDNGSLLVETQVYQFLMNFAPGEAVPKPDAAQKCGFSSPTVYSCTLKPNLKFANGNPLTANSVKFSFDRMLKINDPNGPASLLGNLDHTDAVDATTVNFTLKVANDQTFPAILPTQAGPIVDEKVFPADKLLDDDAIWKAKPFSGPYSITSYDKNKLVSYQANSDYDGLFGKPKTETVSTKYYAGSENMRIDVQNGDIDVAWRSLAPTDIDSLRGNDKVTVKEGPGGELRYLVFNMNTMPGANPAAKLAVRKALASSIDREALSTGVYKNTYAPAYSSVPQGVPGATEPFKDIYGAKPNKTAAAKFLADAGVPTPVDLNIQYNTDHYGSTASEEYAAIKSQLEATGLFKVNLQSTEWVSYQKERVKDTYPIFHFGWFPDYPDADDYLTPFFGTNNFLQSHFEDPRINAELLAEVTEPDNAKRMAALATVQHSLAADFIPILPLLSGKQIAVAGKNVSGVENTLDPSFKFRFGVLSK, via the coding sequence ATGCTCGCGGCGGCAGGATGTGGGTCCGGGCGGACCGGCGGAGACAGCGGAGGTGCGGGCCTGGTCGTCGGCACCACCGACAAGATCTTCGCGCTCGACCCGGCCGCGGCCTACGACAATGGATCACTGCTGGTGGAGACGCAGGTCTACCAGTTCCTGATGAACTTCGCCCCCGGCGAGGCGGTTCCGAAACCCGATGCCGCGCAGAAGTGCGGCTTCAGCAGCCCGACGGTGTACAGCTGCACGCTCAAGCCGAATCTGAAGTTCGCCAACGGCAATCCGCTCACCGCGAACAGCGTGAAGTTCTCCTTCGACCGCATGCTGAAGATCAACGACCCGAACGGCCCGGCCTCACTGCTGGGCAATCTCGACCACACCGACGCGGTCGACGCGACCACCGTCAACTTCACCCTGAAGGTCGCCAACGATCAGACCTTCCCCGCGATCCTGCCCACCCAGGCCGGACCCATCGTCGACGAGAAGGTGTTCCCCGCGGACAAACTCCTCGACGACGACGCCATCTGGAAGGCCAAGCCGTTCTCCGGCCCGTACTCCATCACCAGCTACGACAAGAACAAACTCGTGTCGTACCAGGCGAATTCGGACTACGACGGCCTCTTCGGCAAGCCGAAGACCGAAACCGTCTCCACCAAGTACTACGCCGGTTCGGAGAATATGCGCATCGATGTGCAGAACGGCGATATCGACGTGGCCTGGCGCTCCCTCGCGCCGACCGATATCGACTCCCTGCGCGGCAACGACAAGGTGACGGTCAAGGAGGGACCCGGCGGCGAACTGCGCTACCTGGTGTTCAACATGAACACCATGCCCGGCGCCAACCCGGCCGCGAAACTCGCCGTCCGCAAGGCGCTGGCCTCGTCGATCGACCGTGAGGCACTATCCACCGGCGTGTACAAGAACACCTATGCTCCCGCGTATTCGTCGGTGCCGCAGGGTGTTCCGGGCGCCACCGAACCCTTCAAAGACATCTACGGCGCCAAGCCGAACAAGACCGCCGCGGCCAAATTCCTCGCCGACGCCGGCGTGCCCACCCCGGTGGATCTGAACATCCAGTACAACACCGACCACTACGGCAGCACCGCGTCGGAGGAGTACGCCGCGATCAAGAGCCAGCTCGAAGCCACCGGGCTGTTCAAGGTGAATCTGCAATCCACCGAATGGGTTTCGTATCAGAAGGAACGGGTCAAGGACACCTACCCGATCTTCCACTTCGGCTGGTTCCCGGACTACCCGGACGCCGACGACTACCTGACCCCGTTCTTCGGCACCAACAACTTCCTGCAGTCGCACTTCGAGGATCCGCGGATCAATGCCGAACTGCTGGCCGAGGTGACCGAACCCGACAATGCCAAGCGCATGGCCGCCCTTGCCACCGTGCAGCATTCGCTCGCGGCCGATTTCATTCCGATCCTGCCGCTGCTCTCGGGTAAGCAGATCGCCGTCGCGGGCAAGAACGTCTCGGGCGTGGAGAACACCCTCGATCCGTCGTTCAAGTTCCGGTTCGGAGTGCTCAGCAAGTGA
- a CDS encoding MOSC domain-containing protein — MSANATIGRVIAVCVVHEELAVPTRVGRTAIDKRPVSHRVPVRALGLDGDHVCDTANHGGVHQAVYAYADEDADGWTAELNRALPPGWFGENLRVTGLAVSDAVLGARWAIGDTVLEVSAPRVPCATFQHWSGEQQWVKRFTAQSNTGAYLRVLTEGTIGADDEVRVLHIPAHGVTVRDLFTGADMTRLELLLESEPTISDDVRMQIERHRRRHVSASR, encoded by the coding sequence ATGAGCGCGAACGCCACCATCGGACGGGTCATCGCCGTCTGCGTGGTGCACGAGGAGCTTGCGGTCCCGACCCGCGTCGGGCGCACCGCCATCGACAAACGTCCGGTGTCGCATCGGGTTCCGGTGCGCGCCCTGGGCCTGGACGGCGATCACGTCTGCGATACCGCCAATCACGGCGGAGTGCATCAGGCCGTCTACGCCTACGCCGACGAGGACGCCGACGGTTGGACGGCCGAGCTGAATCGGGCGCTCCCGCCCGGCTGGTTCGGCGAAAACCTGCGCGTCACAGGTCTCGCGGTGAGCGATGCCGTGCTCGGCGCCCGCTGGGCCATCGGCGATACCGTCCTCGAGGTGTCCGCGCCGCGGGTCCCGTGCGCGACCTTCCAGCACTGGTCCGGCGAGCAGCAGTGGGTGAAAAGGTTCACCGCACAGTCGAATACGGGCGCTTACCTGCGGGTACTGACCGAGGGCACGATCGGTGCCGACGACGAGGTGCGCGTCCTGCACATCCCCGCGCACGGTGTCACCGTGCGCGATCTCTTCACCGGCGCGGATATGACTCGCTTGGAGCTGCTCCTGGAGTCCGAGCCGACCATCTCCGACGATGTCCGCATGCAGATCGAGCGGCATCGCCGCAGGCATGTGAGCGCGAGCCGATGA
- the ygfZ gene encoding CAF17-like 4Fe-4S cluster assembly/insertion protein YgfZ → MSFEVAPSPILQVPGAVAGPPESPDAAVAWHYGDPLGEQRAAVQRAAVVDRSHRFVLSITGKERLSWLNTISSQAITDLGDGQSAEDLDLDLNGRVLHHFVLTDLDGTLWIDTEATRGPDLLAFLQKMVFWADAKPEAAPEYAVLSLLGPRVPELTETLGITALPDTYQAVALPGGGFLRRMPWPTADSFDLLVPRDQLTSWWTRLRAAGAEAAGSWTFEALRVAALRPRIGIDTDDRTIPHEANWVGGIEEYGAVHLNKGCYRGQETVARVHNLGKPPRNLVLLHLDGSADSRPVTGDAVTAGGRAVGVLGTIVDHYELGPIALALVKRNVPADTPLEVGPCSAAIDPDSVPAHDEPQAGRLAVERLRGR, encoded by the coding sequence GTGTCCTTCGAGGTAGCACCCAGTCCGATTCTTCAGGTTCCAGGGGCTGTCGCGGGGCCGCCCGAATCACCGGATGCGGCGGTCGCGTGGCATTACGGAGATCCGCTGGGCGAGCAGCGCGCCGCCGTTCAACGCGCCGCCGTGGTGGATCGATCGCACCGGTTCGTACTCAGCATCACCGGTAAAGAGCGGTTGAGCTGGCTGAACACCATCTCCAGTCAGGCGATCACCGACCTGGGCGATGGGCAGTCGGCCGAGGATCTGGATCTCGATCTGAACGGTCGCGTCCTGCATCACTTCGTGCTCACCGATCTGGACGGCACCCTCTGGATCGATACCGAGGCGACCCGCGGCCCCGATCTTCTCGCCTTCCTACAGAAGATGGTGTTCTGGGCGGACGCCAAGCCCGAGGCCGCACCCGAGTACGCGGTGCTGAGCCTGCTCGGCCCGCGCGTGCCGGAGCTGACCGAAACCCTGGGCATCACCGCCCTTCCCGACACCTATCAGGCCGTGGCCCTGCCCGGCGGTGGCTTCCTCCGCCGGATGCCGTGGCCCACCGCCGACTCCTTCGATCTCCTGGTCCCCCGCGATCAGCTCACCTCCTGGTGGACGCGACTGCGCGCGGCCGGTGCGGAGGCGGCCGGCAGCTGGACCTTCGAGGCGCTGCGGGTCGCGGCCCTGCGCCCGCGTATCGGCATCGATACCGATGACCGCACGATCCCGCACGAGGCGAACTGGGTCGGCGGTATCGAGGAGTACGGCGCGGTACATCTGAACAAGGGCTGCTATCGCGGGCAGGAGACGGTGGCGCGCGTCCACAATCTGGGTAAGCCGCCCCGCAATCTGGTGCTGCTGCACCTGGACGGCTCCGCGGATTCGCGCCCGGTCACCGGTGATGCGGTGACGGCGGGCGGTCGCGCGGTGGGCGTGCTGGGCACCATCGTGGACCATTACGAACTCGGTCCCATCGCGCTGGCGCTGGTGAAACGCAATGTCCCCGCGGATACTCCGCTCGAGGTGGGCCCGTGCTCGGCCGCCATCGATCCGGATTCCGTTCCGGCCCATGACGAACCGCAGGCGGGCAGGCTGGCCGTCGAGCGGCTGCGCGGCCGATGA
- a CDS encoding ABC transporter permease produces MSGQLLRYLGVRLLLIVPTTWILVTVVFFLMRVVGDPITAALGGRLPADQLAARKHAAGLDRPILTQYWDYISKLVQGDFGRSQDNRAITEVVSTYGAATLELVFWALIVAFAVGIPLGRYAATRRDTAADAGLRLFAILAYAAPVFFVGLLLKLIFSVKLHWLPASGRASTNVELALQHVSPKTNVLFIDAILYGDTGYLMDVLKHAVLPAIALGLLTAGVFLRLVRINLIQTLRSDYVDAARARGLSARVVTRRHAFRNALIPVVTVMGMYIASMLGGAILTERTFDWKGLGYQLTEYLTQRDFVAVQGIVTFLALVVAVMSFLVDLIVALIDPRVRF; encoded by the coding sequence ATCTCCGGTCAACTGCTGCGGTACCTCGGGGTACGGCTGCTGCTGATCGTGCCCACCACCTGGATTCTGGTGACAGTCGTATTCTTCCTGATGCGGGTGGTGGGCGATCCGATCACAGCGGCGCTCGGCGGACGGCTACCGGCCGACCAACTCGCGGCGCGGAAACACGCCGCCGGACTGGATCGGCCCATCCTCACCCAGTACTGGGACTACATCAGCAAGCTCGTACAGGGGGATTTCGGCCGCTCCCAAGACAATCGGGCGATCACCGAAGTGGTGTCGACCTACGGGGCGGCCACCCTCGAGCTGGTGTTCTGGGCGCTGATAGTGGCCTTCGCCGTGGGAATTCCGTTGGGGCGCTACGCCGCCACCCGTCGTGATACGGCCGCGGACGCGGGATTGCGCTTGTTCGCCATCCTCGCCTACGCGGCGCCGGTGTTCTTCGTCGGCCTGCTGCTCAAACTGATCTTCTCGGTGAAACTGCACTGGCTGCCCGCCTCCGGACGGGCCAGCACCAATGTGGAGCTCGCCCTGCAACATGTCTCGCCCAAGACGAACGTGCTGTTCATCGACGCGATTCTGTACGGCGACACCGGGTACCTGATGGATGTGCTCAAACACGCTGTGCTGCCGGCCATCGCACTCGGCCTGCTCACGGCGGGCGTCTTCCTGCGCCTGGTCCGGATCAACCTGATCCAGACCCTGCGCAGCGATTACGTCGACGCCGCCCGCGCCCGCGGCCTCTCCGCGCGCGTGGTGACCCGGCGGCACGCCTTCCGCAATGCGCTCATTCCCGTCGTCACCGTCATGGGCATGTATATCGCCTCCATGCTCGGCGGCGCCATCCTCACCGAACGGACCTTCGACTGGAAGGGGCTCGGCTATCAGCTCACCGAGTACCTGACCCAGCGCGATTTCGTCGCGGTGCAGGGCATCGTCACCTTCCTGGCGCTGGTGGTGGCGGTCATGAGCTTCCTGGTGGATCTGATCGTCGCGCTGATCGACCCGAGGGTGAGGTTCTGA
- a CDS encoding ABC transporter ATP-binding protein, whose product MPDQPRPEQATTPEKRSPALSVEALSVTFATDAGAVRAVCDVSYAVYPGEVLAVVGESGSGKSVSSRTAIGLLPSTARVSGTVMLGSAEITKMSERQLTAVRGGDIAMIFQEPGSALDALFTVGYQIMEALRAHKKMSRIAARTRAIDLLRLVGLPEPERRVNYYPHQLSGGQKQRVMIAIAIACEPKVIIADEPTTALDVTVQAEILELLRDLRDRIGSAIVLITHNMGVVADMADRVVVMRAGRVVEQATADELFANPTQEYTRALLAAVPHLGTSTRVAPAADSGEPVLEITDLTVEFASGLRRSTFTAVRRVSFEIARGETLGLVGESGSGKSTIGRCAAGLQRATGGSVRVLGSELTGLSERRLRPMRRRLGFVFQDPATSLNPRLTVGDCVAEPLVVHRAATGTAMRDRVRALLDDVQLPEGTEKRYPHELSGGQRQRVSLARALVLNPDLLIADEPTSALDVSVQATVLELFADLQREYGWACLFISHDLAVVDQLADRVVVLCNGEVVEQGTRDQILRTPAQDYTRRLVAAVPVPDPEEQRRRRAERSQLIS is encoded by the coding sequence ATGCCTGATCAGCCCCGGCCCGAGCAGGCCACGACACCCGAAAAGCGCAGTCCCGCACTCTCGGTCGAGGCACTGTCGGTCACCTTCGCCACCGACGCCGGAGCCGTCCGCGCGGTCTGCGACGTCTCCTATGCGGTGTACCCGGGCGAAGTGCTGGCCGTCGTCGGCGAATCCGGCTCCGGCAAATCGGTGAGCTCACGCACCGCCATCGGACTGCTGCCGTCCACCGCACGGGTGAGCGGCACCGTCATGCTCGGCAGCGCCGAGATCACCAAGATGAGCGAACGCCAGCTCACCGCGGTGCGCGGCGGCGATATCGCCATGATCTTCCAGGAACCCGGCTCCGCGCTGGACGCGCTCTTCACCGTCGGCTACCAGATCATGGAAGCCCTACGCGCACACAAGAAGATGTCCCGGATCGCCGCGCGCACCCGCGCCATCGATCTGCTGCGCCTGGTCGGGCTGCCCGAACCCGAGCGTCGCGTCAACTACTACCCGCATCAACTCTCCGGCGGGCAGAAGCAGCGCGTCATGATCGCCATCGCGATCGCCTGCGAACCCAAGGTGATCATCGCCGACGAACCCACCACCGCCCTCGATGTCACCGTGCAGGCCGAAATCCTGGAGCTGCTCCGGGATCTGCGCGATCGCATCGGCAGCGCCATCGTTCTCATCACGCACAATATGGGCGTGGTCGCGGATATGGCCGACCGCGTAGTCGTCATGCGCGCCGGGCGCGTCGTCGAACAGGCCACGGCGGATGAGCTTTTCGCCAACCCCACCCAGGAGTACACCCGCGCACTGCTCGCCGCCGTCCCGCACCTGGGCACCTCGACCCGGGTGGCGCCCGCGGCGGACTCCGGTGAACCCGTGCTCGAGATCACCGATCTCACCGTCGAATTCGCCAGTGGTCTGCGCAGATCCACCTTCACGGCGGTGCGGCGGGTGAGCTTCGAGATCGCGCGCGGCGAAACCCTCGGCCTGGTCGGCGAATCCGGCTCGGGCAAATCGACCATCGGCCGTTGCGCGGCCGGATTACAGCGCGCCACCGGCGGATCCGTGCGCGTGCTCGGCTCCGAACTCACCGGACTCTCCGAGCGCCGCCTGCGACCCATGCGCCGCCGTCTCGGCTTCGTCTTCCAGGACCCGGCGACCTCCCTCAACCCGAGGCTCACCGTCGGCGACTGCGTGGCCGAACCGCTCGTGGTGCACCGCGCCGCCACCGGCACGGCCATGCGCGACCGGGTCCGCGCACTCCTCGATGACGTCCAACTCCCCGAGGGCACCGAAAAGCGCTACCCGCACGAACTCTCGGGCGGCCAGCGCCAGCGCGTCAGCCTGGCCCGCGCCCTCGTCCTCAATCCGGACCTGCTCATCGCCGACGAACCGACCAGCGCCCTGGACGTCTCCGTCCAGGCCACCGTCCTGGAGCTCTTCGCCGACCTGCAGCGCGAATACGGCTGGGCCTGCCTGTTCATCAGCCACGACCTGGCCGTTGTCGACCAACTCGCCGACCGCGTAGTCGTCCTCTGCAATGGCGAAGTGGTCGAACAGGGCACCCGCGACCAGATCCTGCGCACCCCCGCGCAGGACTACACCCGCCGCCTGGTAGCCGCGGTTCCGGTCCCCGATCCGGAGGAGCAGCGCCGTCGTCGCGCGGAAAGAAGTCAGCTGATTTCGTAA
- the purM gene encoding phosphoribosylformylglycinamidine cyclo-ligase has protein sequence MTEQTPSGAGASYAAAGVDIEAGDRAVELFAPLAKKASRPEVQGGLGGFAGLFALKGGYKEPLLASSTDGVGTKIAIAQAMDKHDTVGLDLVAMVVDDLVVCGAEPLFLQDYIAVGKVVPERVAQIVSGIAEGCILAGCALLGGETAEHPGLMGADDYDISGTGVGVVEADAVLGPDRVRPGDVVIGMGASGLHSNGYSLARKVLLDIDRMQLSGHVEEFGRTLGEELLEPTKIYAKDCLALIAETDVRTFSHVTGGGLAQNLARVLPAGLVAELDRGTWSPAPVFKLIAQRGRVERAEMEKTFNMGVGMVAVVAPEDADRALAVLTARHIDCWTLGTVKKAKDADAQRAVLLGEHPRF, from the coding sequence ATGACTGAACAGACACCCAGTGGCGCTGGTGCTTCGTACGCAGCGGCCGGAGTGGATATCGAAGCTGGCGACCGCGCGGTAGAGCTGTTCGCGCCGCTGGCCAAGAAGGCTTCCCGGCCCGAAGTACAGGGTGGACTCGGCGGCTTCGCCGGACTGTTCGCGCTGAAGGGCGGATACAAGGAGCCGCTGCTGGCCTCCTCCACCGACGGCGTCGGCACCAAGATCGCCATCGCGCAGGCCATGGACAAGCACGACACCGTCGGCCTCGACCTGGTCGCCATGGTCGTCGACGACCTCGTCGTCTGCGGTGCCGAACCGCTGTTCCTGCAGGACTACATCGCCGTCGGCAAGGTCGTCCCCGAGCGCGTCGCCCAGATCGTCTCCGGTATCGCCGAAGGCTGCATCCTGGCCGGCTGCGCCCTGCTCGGCGGCGAGACCGCCGAACACCCGGGCCTGATGGGCGCGGACGACTACGACATCTCCGGCACCGGCGTCGGCGTGGTCGAGGCCGATGCCGTGCTCGGCCCGGATCGCGTCCGCCCCGGCGATGTGGTCATCGGTATGGGCGCCTCGGGTCTGCACTCCAACGGTTACTCCCTGGCCCGCAAGGTGCTGCTGGATATCGACCGCATGCAGCTCTCCGGACATGTCGAGGAGTTCGGCCGTACCCTCGGCGAGGAGCTGCTGGAGCCCACCAAGATCTATGCCAAGGACTGCCTGGCCCTGATCGCCGAAACCGATGTGCGCACCTTCTCGCACGTCACCGGCGGCGGTCTGGCGCAAAACCTGGCCCGCGTCCTGCCGGCCGGTCTGGTCGCCGAACTGGATCGCGGCACCTGGAGCCCCGCCCCGGTCTTCAAGCTCATCGCTCAGCGCGGTCGCGTCGAGCGCGCCGAGATGGAGAAGACCTTCAATATGGGCGTCGGCATGGTCGCCGTCGTGGCCCCCGAGGACGCCGACCGCGCCCTCGCGGTGCTGACCGCCCGCCACATCGACTGCTGGACCCTCGGCACCGTCAAGAAGGCCAAGGACGCCGACGCCCAGCGCGCCGTCCTGCTCGGCGAGCACCCGCGCTTCTGA
- a CDS encoding DUF3073 domain-containing protein gives MGRGRAKAKQTKVARELKYSSAPTDFQSLQRELGGSPSELPRSGVLSDEHDAKDSQSSWDEDDYDDWRR, from the coding sequence ATGGGCCGTGGCCGGGCTAAGGCAAAGCAGACCAAGGTGGCACGCGAGCTCAAGTACAGCTCGGCGCCGACCGACTTCCAGAGCCTTCAGCGGGAGCTGGGAGGAAGTCCCTCCGAATTGCCGCGGAGTGGTGTGCTTTCCGACGAGCACGACGCGAAAGACTCGCAGTCGAGCTGGGACGAAGACGACTACGACGACTGGCGCCGCTGA
- a CDS encoding asparaginase: MSTELVEVVRSGFRECVHRGSAVVLRPDGEPLVEVGAVHGPIFPRSTNKPMQALALLRNGFEPVDTAELAIATASHFGEPDHVYLVQRLLDRFGFTEDDLECPPDLPFEDHARAQALAAGDTAARRIFMNCSGKHAAMLATCQINGWPTTGYLDIAHPLQQAVLSTITDVTGEPETDLGIDGCGLPIVPVSLVNLARAYATLATAPENSPERRVADAIRAHPRVISGTDGPDFRVMSATPGLVCKIGADGVHAGALPDGSAFAYKIDDGSDRARLPLTLALLQRMGIEWTDEHAELASPAVLGGGARVGVIRAVPGVF, from the coding sequence TTGAGCACAGAGCTGGTCGAGGTGGTGCGGTCGGGTTTCCGCGAGTGTGTGCACCGGGGTTCCGCGGTGGTGCTGCGCCCGGATGGTGAACCGCTGGTCGAGGTGGGCGCGGTGCACGGTCCGATCTTCCCGCGCTCGACCAATAAGCCCATGCAGGCATTGGCCCTGCTGCGCAATGGTTTCGAACCGGTCGACACCGCCGAGCTGGCCATCGCGACCGCCTCGCATTTCGGTGAACCCGACCATGTGTACCTGGTACAGCGCCTGCTGGATCGCTTCGGATTCACCGAGGACGATCTCGAATGCCCACCCGATCTGCCCTTCGAGGATCATGCGCGCGCCCAGGCACTGGCCGCTGGCGATACGGCGGCCCGCCGGATCTTCATGAACTGCTCGGGCAAGCACGCCGCGATGCTCGCGACCTGTCAGATCAACGGTTGGCCTACGACCGGTTACCTCGACATCGCGCATCCCCTGCAGCAGGCGGTGCTGTCCACCATCACCGATGTCACAGGTGAGCCGGAGACCGATCTCGGTATCGACGGTTGTGGTCTGCCGATCGTGCCGGTCTCGCTGGTGAATCTGGCGCGCGCCTACGCCACGCTGGCGACCGCGCCGGAAAATAGCCCGGAGCGGCGCGTCGCGGACGCGATTCGCGCGCATCCGCGAGTGATTTCCGGCACGGACGGCCCGGATTTCCGGGTCATGTCGGCCACGCCGGGTCTGGTCTGCAAGATCGGCGCGGATGGTGTGCACGCGGGCGCGCTGCCGGATGGCTCGGCTTTCGCCTACAAGATCGATGACGGTTCCGATCGGGCCCGATTGCCGCTGACGCTGGCGCTGTTGCAGCGTATGGGTATCGAGTGGACCGATGAGCACGCGGAGTTGGCCTCGCCCGCGGTGCTCGGCGGTGGCGCCCGGGTGGGTGTGATTCGCGCCGTGCCGGGGGTGTTCTAG